The Candidatus Palauibacter scopulicola genome includes a window with the following:
- a CDS encoding ATP-dependent 6-phosphofructokinase, whose product MNEKKAGGAGTIKKIAINTGGGDAPGLNAVIRAIVLSARRRGWSVVGIENGYGGLLPDDPGQVIPLGSDEVRGITHRGGTILGTTNRSDPFAWPVRLPDGSIEERDRSGEVIESLRQHGIDALIAIGGDGSLHLAHRLSKRGLPVVGVPKTIDNDLCGTSLTFGFLTAVETATDAIGKLHSTAESHRRVMVVEVMGRDAGWIALYSGLAGSADVILIPEIPFDIERVCDKIREREAAGRDFSIVCVAEGASPAGGEMVTKTVHGGGDDQERLGGLGDMVAREIARRTGKETRSLTLGHLQRGGTPTAYDRVMSLRFGAAAVRCVARGRFGTMVALDPPLVRAIPLAEALANPKLVPVDGDIVMTAQAIGVSLGD is encoded by the coding sequence ATGAATGAGAAGAAGGCAGGTGGAGCGGGAACGATCAAGAAGATCGCGATCAACACCGGTGGCGGCGATGCGCCGGGGCTGAACGCGGTGATTCGGGCCATCGTGTTGAGCGCCCGCCGCCGCGGCTGGAGCGTGGTCGGCATCGAGAACGGCTACGGGGGGCTGTTGCCGGACGATCCCGGGCAGGTGATCCCGCTGGGGAGCGACGAAGTGCGGGGGATCACGCACCGCGGCGGGACGATTCTGGGAACGACCAACCGCTCGGACCCGTTCGCGTGGCCGGTGCGCCTGCCGGACGGTTCGATCGAAGAGCGCGACCGGTCCGGCGAGGTCATCGAGAGCCTGCGGCAGCATGGCATCGACGCGCTGATCGCGATCGGCGGGGACGGCAGTCTCCACCTCGCGCACCGGCTGTCAAAGCGGGGGCTTCCCGTGGTCGGCGTGCCGAAGACGATCGACAACGACCTGTGCGGAACCAGTCTCACGTTCGGGTTTCTTACGGCAGTGGAGACGGCCACCGACGCGATCGGGAAACTTCACTCCACGGCGGAGAGCCACCGTCGCGTCATGGTGGTGGAAGTCATGGGACGGGACGCCGGCTGGATCGCGCTCTACAGCGGGCTGGCGGGCTCGGCCGACGTCATCCTCATCCCCGAGATTCCCTTCGACATCGAGAGGGTGTGCGACAAGATCCGGGAGCGTGAGGCCGCGGGGCGCGACTTCAGCATCGTCTGCGTGGCGGAGGGCGCATCGCCGGCCGGGGGCGAGATGGTGACGAAGACCGTCCACGGCGGCGGGGACGACCAGGAGCGGCTGGGCGGGCTGGGCGACATGGTGGCGCGCGAGATCGCCCGGCGCACGGGGAAGGAAACGCGGTCGCTGACGCTGGGCCACCTGCAGCGGGGCGGCACGCCGACCGCCTACGACCGCGTCATGTCGCTGCGCTTCGGCGCGGCCGCCGTGCGCTGCGTGGCCCGCGGCCGATTCGGGACGATGGTCGCGCTCGATCCGCCGCTCGTGCGGGCGATCCCGCTCGCCGAAGCGCTCGCCAACCCCAAGCTGGTGCCGGTGGACGGCGACATCGTGATGACGGCGCAGGCGATCGGGGTCAGCCTCGGCGACTGA
- the lon gene encoding endopeptidase La yields MSEENGRKDKAGAPPTEDGGVPLEMKVAEVEGAEAPDPAEGAEPASRTESKRLRLPVLPLRGTVVFPAVAAPIAAGREKTMKAIDRAIAGDKLLFAVAQIDAEIERPDPEHLYRIGTVCRIAQMQKVPGGIQMVIQGDARAAALEYAERDGYLQVVAREMDDMDPLDAEERAFAALYKEVHERAAEVSRLRGVPKEIVDHLLGGVSTPGELADLVAFYTELEVEQKQELLETLSVEARLRSLLVDLQKQIGLLEAQEEIREQVQEELGERQREIFLREQMKAIQKELGEDIDSQEANDLRERIEALELPEEARQEVDRELRRLERIPRESAEAQVVRTYLEIVADLPWSETTEEQLDIPRAEEILERDHYGLQDVKDRVLDFLAVRKLQEETRAREAAESEADAGGGPETDEEEGTEASGNSGAKSEADATAPEGSEASDGEASDEAEADPVRGYEDDRAGETLLFVGPPGVGKTSIARSIADAMGRKYVRVSLGGARDEADIRGHRRTYVGAMAGRIIEGLKRAGTKNPVFLLDEIDKLGVSFQGDPSAALMEVLDPAQNESFVDHYLGVPFDLSQVLFIATANVFEQIPGPLRDRMEAIEFRGYTEAEKLEIARRFLLPRQKRRNGLLPEQVEVDEGAIRAIITRYTREAGVRQLERELGSVCRKSARKIATGSSEAAVDADDLRDLLGRPKVHAAEKMEEDAVGVATGMFYTPVGGDIMLVETRVLKGKEGLVLTGQLGDVMKESAQAALTFARSHANGLDLTEERLRDHEIHIHVPAGAIPKEGPSAGIAMAVALVSALGDHPVRHDVAMTGEITLSGRVLPIGGVKEKVLGAARAGIGAIILPAVNEGDLEDLPDHVCEQLDFHLVETLDEALAAALANGSIEEGALAFSDGGRKASG; encoded by the coding sequence ATGAGCGAAGAAAACGGACGCAAGGATAAGGCTGGCGCGCCGCCCACCGAAGACGGCGGCGTCCCGCTTGAGATGAAGGTCGCCGAGGTCGAGGGCGCCGAAGCGCCGGACCCCGCCGAGGGAGCCGAACCCGCGAGCCGGACCGAGTCGAAGCGCTTGCGGCTGCCCGTGCTCCCCCTCCGGGGCACGGTCGTGTTCCCCGCCGTGGCGGCGCCGATCGCGGCGGGTCGGGAAAAGACCATGAAGGCCATCGACCGGGCGATCGCGGGGGACAAGCTGCTCTTTGCGGTCGCCCAGATCGATGCCGAGATCGAACGGCCGGACCCCGAGCACCTGTACCGCATCGGGACCGTGTGCCGGATCGCGCAGATGCAGAAGGTGCCCGGCGGCATCCAGATGGTCATCCAGGGCGATGCCCGTGCCGCCGCCCTCGAATACGCCGAGCGCGACGGATACCTCCAGGTCGTCGCGAGAGAGATGGACGACATGGACCCGCTCGACGCCGAAGAGCGGGCCTTCGCGGCGCTCTACAAGGAGGTCCATGAGCGAGCCGCGGAAGTCAGCCGCCTGCGCGGCGTGCCGAAGGAGATCGTCGACCACCTCCTGGGCGGCGTGTCGACGCCCGGCGAACTCGCCGATCTCGTCGCCTTCTACACCGAACTCGAGGTCGAGCAGAAGCAGGAGCTTCTCGAGACCCTCTCCGTCGAGGCGCGGCTGCGCTCGCTTCTCGTGGACCTGCAGAAGCAGATCGGGCTGCTCGAGGCGCAGGAGGAGATCCGCGAGCAGGTCCAGGAGGAGTTGGGGGAGAGGCAGCGCGAGATCTTCCTGCGCGAGCAGATGAAGGCGATCCAGAAGGAGCTGGGCGAGGACATCGACTCCCAGGAGGCGAACGACCTGCGCGAGCGCATCGAGGCGCTCGAGCTGCCGGAGGAGGCGCGCCAGGAAGTCGACCGCGAGCTTCGGCGTCTCGAGCGCATCCCGCGCGAGTCGGCGGAGGCCCAGGTCGTGCGAACGTACCTGGAGATCGTGGCGGATCTCCCGTGGTCGGAGACGACCGAGGAACAACTGGACATCCCCCGCGCCGAAGAGATCCTGGAACGGGACCACTACGGACTTCAGGACGTGAAGGATCGGGTGCTCGACTTCCTCGCGGTCCGCAAGCTGCAGGAAGAGACGAGGGCTCGCGAAGCCGCCGAATCGGAGGCGGACGCCGGGGGGGGCCCGGAGACCGACGAGGAGGAGGGGACCGAGGCGTCGGGGAATAGCGGCGCGAAGAGCGAGGCGGACGCGACGGCCCCCGAGGGGTCCGAGGCCTCCGATGGGGAAGCATCCGACGAGGCCGAGGCCGACCCGGTCCGGGGGTATGAAGACGACCGCGCGGGGGAGACGCTGCTCTTCGTCGGGCCGCCGGGCGTGGGCAAGACTTCGATCGCCCGTTCGATCGCCGACGCCATGGGGCGGAAGTACGTCCGCGTGTCGCTGGGCGGGGCGCGCGACGAGGCGGACATCCGGGGACACCGGCGCACGTACGTGGGCGCGATGGCGGGCCGCATCATCGAGGGGCTGAAGCGGGCGGGGACGAAGAACCCCGTGTTCCTCCTCGATGAGATCGACAAGCTGGGGGTGTCCTTCCAGGGCGACCCCTCGGCCGCGCTGATGGAGGTGCTCGATCCGGCGCAGAACGAGTCGTTCGTCGATCACTACCTCGGGGTGCCCTTCGATCTCTCGCAGGTGCTGTTTATCGCCACGGCAAACGTGTTCGAGCAGATCCCCGGACCCCTGCGCGACCGGATGGAGGCGATCGAGTTCCGTGGCTACACGGAAGCCGAGAAGCTCGAGATCGCGCGCCGTTTCCTCCTGCCGCGGCAAAAGCGGCGGAACGGCCTGCTCCCGGAGCAGGTCGAGGTCGACGAGGGCGCGATTCGCGCGATCATCACCCGCTACACGCGCGAGGCCGGCGTGCGGCAACTCGAGCGCGAACTCGGCTCGGTCTGCCGGAAGTCCGCGCGGAAGATCGCGACGGGATCCTCGGAGGCGGCGGTGGACGCGGACGACCTGCGTGATCTGCTGGGCCGGCCGAAGGTGCATGCCGCCGAAAAGATGGAGGAGGATGCGGTCGGCGTGGCGACGGGCATGTTCTACACGCCCGTGGGCGGCGACATCATGCTCGTCGAGACGAGGGTCCTGAAGGGCAAGGAAGGGCTCGTCCTGACCGGGCAGCTCGGCGACGTCATGAAGGAGAGCGCGCAGGCCGCGCTCACCTTCGCGCGCAGCCACGCGAACGGGCTCGATCTCACGGAGGAACGGCTACGGGATCACGAGATTCACATCCATGTCCCGGCCGGCGCCATCCCCAAGGAGGGACCGTCGGCGGGCATCGCCATGGCGGTGGCGCTCGTGAGCGCCCTCGGCGACCACCCGGTGCGGCACGACGTCGCCATGACGGGCGAGATCACGCTCTCCGGACGGGTGCTCCCGATCGGCGGCGTGAAGGAGAAGGTGCTCGGCGCCGCCCGCGCCGGGATCGGCGCGATCATCCTCCCGGCGGTCAACGAGGGCGACCTCGAGGACCTCCCGGATCACGTGTGCGAGCAGCTCGACTTCCACCTCGTGGAGACGCTCGACGAAGCGCTCGCCGCTGCGCTCGCCAACGGCTCGATCGAGGAAGGGGCGCTCGCCTTCTCGGACGGCGGGCGGAAGGCCTCAGGCTAG
- a CDS encoding HAD-IA family hydrolase, translated as MSPRRPLETILFDLDGTLVDSTDLIAASWRHTMRTHFDDPPPDEVWLRTLGQPLRTQLGYLVDSAEEVQAMVETYIDHNFREHERLIRSFPGVRETVGRLREKGVRLGVVTSKASAGTARSLAACALEEALFDVIVTSDEPVPHKPDPAPIRLALERLGAAAETAAYVGDSVWDMRAGHAAGVTTIAALWGPFSERELVIERPHIMLDAIEDIVDHVAAPGAAG; from the coding sequence ATGTCACCGCGCCGCCCGCTGGAAACGATTCTGTTCGATCTCGACGGGACCCTCGTGGACTCGACCGACCTCATCGCCGCCTCCTGGCGCCATACGATGAGGACCCACTTCGACGACCCCCCGCCGGACGAGGTGTGGCTGAGGACGCTGGGCCAGCCGCTACGCACCCAGCTCGGCTACCTCGTGGACTCGGCCGAAGAGGTACAGGCCATGGTCGAGACCTACATCGACCACAACTTCCGGGAACACGAACGGCTCATCCGCTCGTTCCCGGGCGTCCGCGAGACGGTCGGGCGTTTACGCGAGAAGGGCGTGCGGCTCGGCGTGGTCACGAGCAAGGCGAGCGCCGGCACGGCCCGCAGCCTGGCGGCGTGTGCGCTGGAAGAAGCGCTCTTCGACGTGATCGTGACGTCGGATGAACCCGTGCCGCACAAGCCCGACCCCGCCCCCATCCGCCTGGCGCTCGAACGTCTCGGAGCCGCCGCCGAAACCGCCGCCTACGTGGGCGACTCCGTATGGGACATGCGGGCCGGACACGCGGCCGGCGTGACGACGATCGCCGCGCTCTGGGGCCCGTTCTCGGAGCGGGAACTGGTGATCGAACGCCCCCACATCATGCTCGACGCGATCGAGGACATCGTCGACCACGTCGCCGCACCGGGAGCGGCCGGCTAG
- a CDS encoding FAD binding domain-containing protein has product MLRLHPYEYHMPRALDEALSLLAAHGDDAMPIAGGTDLVPNMKHGLFTPGHLVALSRVREMRGIAATEAEIRIGAAETLTSVATHPEVLARIPSLARAAELVSGPQLRRVGTIGGNVCLDTRCAYYNQTRFWRKALGYCLKKDGDLCHVVKGGTRCVAAHSADTPPVLAVLDAVLEVADADGTRDVPIRQFFTSDGIWNRSMGRSELVVAIRVPRPPPGTQVAFQKLRPRAAIDFPLANLAVRVGRDDDGRVSDFRLVVSAMGSYPRHVGKVDDAAMGNRLGPGVIEAVAEQAFRQCHPLSNITVDPEWRRAMIPVLVRRALNEIAAA; this is encoded by the coding sequence ATGCTCAGGCTTCATCCGTACGAATACCACATGCCGCGCGCCCTCGACGAGGCGCTATCGCTGCTCGCCGCCCACGGCGACGACGCGATGCCCATCGCCGGCGGAACCGACCTCGTGCCCAACATGAAGCACGGGCTGTTCACGCCCGGCCACCTCGTCGCGCTCAGCCGGGTTCGGGAGATGCGGGGGATCGCCGCCACCGAGGCCGAGATCCGCATCGGGGCCGCCGAGACGCTGACCTCGGTCGCGACCCACCCGGAAGTCCTCGCGCGGATCCCCAGCCTCGCGCGCGCCGCCGAGCTCGTGTCCGGTCCGCAGTTGCGGCGGGTCGGCACCATCGGCGGCAACGTCTGCCTCGACACGCGCTGCGCCTACTACAACCAGACGAGGTTCTGGCGGAAGGCGCTCGGCTACTGTCTGAAGAAGGACGGCGACCTCTGCCACGTCGTGAAGGGCGGCACCCGCTGCGTCGCGGCGCACTCGGCCGACACGCCGCCCGTGCTCGCCGTGCTCGACGCGGTCCTCGAGGTCGCGGACGCGGACGGGACGCGCGACGTGCCGATACGACAATTCTTCACATCCGACGGAATCTGGAACCGGTCCATGGGGAGAAGCGAACTCGTCGTCGCGATCCGGGTTCCGCGGCCGCCCCCGGGTACGCAGGTCGCGTTTCAGAAACTCCGGCCGCGCGCGGCCATCGATTTCCCGCTGGCCAACCTGGCGGTGCGCGTCGGCCGCGACGACGACGGCCGCGTGTCCGATTTCCGCCTCGTCGTCTCCGCGATGGGTTCGTACCCCCGCCATGTGGGCAAGGTCGACGACGCCGCCATGGGGAACCGCCTCGGTCCCGGCGTGATCGAGGCCGTGGCCGAGCAGGCGTTCCGCCAGTGCCACCCGCTCTCCAACATCACCGTCGATCCGGAATGGCGCCGCGCCATGATCCCCGTCCTCGTCCGCCGCGCCCTCAACGAGATCGCCGCTGCCTGA
- a CDS encoding superoxide dismutase, whose translation MHALPDLPYAHDALEPTIDARTMEIHHGKHHQVYVNMLNGALDGHEDLASLSLEALLRGISDVPESIRGAVRNHGGGHSNHSLFWTSMSADGGGSPSGDLAAAIDNACGSFDDFKAAFQQAGLTRFGSGWAWLVAGGGGELSVYSTANQDSPLMQGDTPLLGVDVWEHAYYLNYQNRRADYLAAFWDVVDWAAVAARYAAATG comes from the coding sequence ATGCACGCCTTGCCCGACCTGCCGTACGCCCACGACGCGCTCGAACCGACGATCGACGCGCGCACGATGGAGATCCACCACGGCAAGCATCACCAGGTGTACGTGAACATGCTGAACGGCGCGCTCGACGGTCACGAAGACCTCGCGAGCCTCTCCCTGGAGGCCCTCCTGCGCGGCATCTCCGACGTCCCCGAGTCGATCCGCGGCGCGGTGCGGAACCACGGCGGCGGACACTCGAACCACTCGCTGTTCTGGACTTCGATGTCCGCGGACGGGGGCGGGAGTCCGTCCGGCGACCTCGCGGCCGCCATCGACAACGCCTGCGGTTCCTTCGACGATTTCAAGGCGGCGTTCCAGCAGGCGGGCCTCACCCGCTTCGGCAGCGGCTGGGCGTGGCTCGTGGCCGGGGGCGGCGGCGAACTCTCCGTGTACTCCACCGCGAACCAGGACAGCCCGCTGATGCAGGGCGACACGCCGCTCCTGGGCGTGGACGTGTGGGAGCACGCGTACTACCTGAACTACCAGAACCGCCGGGCGGACTACCTCGCCGCGTTCTGGGACGTGGTGGACTGGGCCGCCGTGGCCGCCCGCTACGCCGCCGCCACCGGCTGA
- the hisN gene encoding histidinol-phosphatase yields MDPDSLRAFAAELAEESGRAIAGMFRHPDLAVESKPDASPVTVADRYAETLLRDRILERFPDHGIVGEEFGPQNDDAEYVWVLDPIDGTISFVAGVPLFGTLIGLLRGGEPILGVIHQPITGELAIGTPSGTTFNGEAVRVREDRSLSEAMLLTTDPGAVGRHRDLAGFEALWAKTALYRGWGDCYGYLMVATGRADIMLDPVMHPWDIAALVPVIRGAGGVITTWEGDDPIGGASTVAAAPALHGEVMEILNGTGTS; encoded by the coding sequence TTGGATCCCGATTCGCTGAGAGCATTCGCGGCGGAGCTGGCCGAGGAGTCGGGCCGGGCGATCGCGGGCATGTTCCGCCATCCCGACCTGGCCGTGGAATCCAAGCCGGACGCGTCGCCCGTCACGGTGGCGGATCGCTACGCCGAGACGCTCCTGCGCGACCGGATCCTGGAGCGCTTCCCCGACCACGGCATCGTCGGGGAGGAGTTCGGCCCGCAGAACGACGATGCGGAATACGTCTGGGTGCTGGACCCGATCGACGGGACGATCTCCTTCGTCGCGGGCGTCCCCCTGTTCGGGACGCTCATCGGACTGCTGCGCGGCGGGGAGCCGATTCTGGGCGTGATCCACCAGCCGATCACGGGCGAGCTGGCCATCGGCACCCCGTCCGGGACGACCTTCAACGGGGAGGCGGTGAGGGTCCGGGAAGACCGCTCGCTGTCAGAGGCGATGCTCCTGACGACGGATCCGGGGGCGGTCGGCCGGCACCGGGACCTGGCGGGGTTCGAGGCGCTGTGGGCGAAAACGGCGCTGTACCGGGGCTGGGGCGACTGTTACGGGTATCTCATGGTCGCGACGGGGCGGGCCGACATCATGCTCGATCCCGTCATGCATCCGTGGGACATTGCGGCGCTGGTCCCGGTGATCCGGGGCGCGGGCGGCGTGATCACGACCTGGGAGGGGGACGATCCGATCGGCGGCGCGTCGACGGTGGCGGCCGCGCCGGCGCTCCACGGAGAGGTGATGGAGATCCTGAACGGAACTGGAACGTCATGA
- a CDS encoding amidohydrolase family protein, whose protein sequence is MTGIRRHPGLAAALMAGLAACGGPGSIVVDNANIIDGTGAVWPTGRLVVVDGLVTCVGAPADCAGPGGVEVLDADGFWIVPGLIDVKEAAEVPSNEQAAYLAFLLGVTTAAVPEIPEGPEGEPLPPTGSDDARIPAPRPATPVEEPPYPLGLFGLALAATIPLDASGPPGREPRDLQLFARSRATLADREALMDSARAMGARGAAFAPRLLEQERWAAPYRLPHGMNRLVEFAMVTERIQDRLLPDRTPAEAERLGAALEVLREFVREFHAAGGSVSTATNGALAPGLALHEEMDALVAAGLTAEDALYAATREAARHLGLDDSRGTLEPGKLGDFLILESDPRLDISLTQTVSRVGKGGVLYDPPTLFDALLDNPGNRVSDNPVRLLIGGAALLLTLLLFARGVRRHRRSLGPRIVP, encoded by the coding sequence ATGACGGGAATCAGACGCCACCCGGGGCTAGCAGCCGCGCTTATGGCCGGCCTCGCGGCGTGCGGTGGGCCGGGGTCGATCGTGGTCGACAACGCGAACATCATCGACGGCACGGGAGCCGTGTGGCCGACCGGGCGGCTCGTCGTGGTCGACGGCCTGGTGACGTGCGTGGGCGCACCGGCCGACTGCGCCGGGCCGGGGGGCGTGGAGGTGCTCGACGCCGATGGCTTCTGGATCGTGCCGGGGCTGATCGACGTGAAGGAGGCCGCGGAGGTACCGAGCAACGAGCAGGCCGCCTACCTGGCCTTTCTGCTCGGTGTTACGACGGCGGCCGTCCCGGAGATTCCGGAGGGGCCCGAGGGGGAGCCGCTGCCCCCCACCGGCAGCGATGACGCGCGCATTCCCGCCCCGCGGCCGGCGACGCCCGTCGAGGAGCCGCCGTACCCGCTCGGCCTCTTCGGTCTGGCGCTCGCCGCCACGATCCCGCTCGACGCAAGCGGGCCGCCCGGCCGCGAGCCGCGAGATCTCCAGCTTTTCGCGCGGTCGCGGGCGACGCTGGCCGACCGCGAAGCATTGATGGACTCCGCCCGCGCGATGGGGGCTCGGGGCGCCGCGTTCGCGCCGCGCCTGCTGGAGCAGGAACGCTGGGCTGCGCCCTATCGGCTTCCTCACGGGATGAACCGCCTGGTCGAGTTCGCGATGGTCACGGAGCGCATTCAGGACCGGCTCCTTCCCGACCGCACGCCCGCCGAGGCCGAACGGCTGGGTGCGGCGCTGGAGGTGCTCCGCGAGTTCGTGCGGGAGTTCCACGCCGCCGGAGGATCCGTCTCCACGGCGACGAACGGCGCGCTCGCGCCGGGGCTGGCGCTGCACGAGGAGATGGACGCGCTCGTCGCGGCCGGATTGACGGCGGAGGACGCGCTTTACGCCGCCACGCGCGAGGCGGCCCGCCACCTGGGGCTCGACGATTCGCGGGGCACCCTGGAGCCGGGCAAGCTGGGGGACTTTCTGATTCTCGAGAGCGATCCGCGCCTGGACATTTCGCTCACGCAGACGGTGTCCCGCGTGGGCAAGGGCGGGGTCCTCTACGATCCGCCCACGCTCTTCGACGCCCTGCTCGACAACCCCGGCAACCGGGTTTCGGACAATCCCGTGCGGCTCCTCATCGGCGGGGCCGCGCTCCTGCTCACGCTGCTCCTCTTCGCGCGCGGCGTCCGGCGCCACCGCCGTTCGCTGGGGCCGCGCATCGTCCCCTGA
- a CDS encoding CHAD domain-containing protein — protein MSATVEVEVKLTGRARELSAAFDDLGDTRPVREQLLTVYYDTPEGHLRHRGFALRIRSGRGVRELTLKRDEGDGLTRGEWTSSLPPTTGAEGPPRLDRLPPEAPVGDLGIAEADALNPTFLTDIERTKKEVRTGDARVEASLDTGRISAGEREARVAELELELLGGPVGDMLSGARALLEKRRLRIGTRSKAARGTDLLLGTSPPAVRATRSKLGPADSIDGALAKVVRAASIHVTGNLAPVLEAGDPEGIHQLRVSLRRLRSALLFLKPHLGSRAAALNREARRALKRLGPARDLDVFLLETLPPVIDAHPAVSSLPRLRDAARERRDAAHESARKLILGRRFNRFVLDLLRVAHGGGLVVRDADEPLLKTARRRLIGRYRSLMKAGSGFDRLTEPERHRVRIALKKLRYACDYSRTLFPGPAVDTCLRRLSALQDALGHLNDASVARRISQELAAADPLVTEGAVRVGDWCDRWAREAEPGLIESWRTFAATDPFW, from the coding sequence GTGTCCGCGACGGTCGAAGTCGAGGTCAAGCTGACGGGAAGGGCGCGGGAGTTGTCCGCGGCGTTCGACGACCTGGGCGATACACGCCCCGTTCGCGAACAGCTTCTGACGGTCTACTACGACACCCCGGAGGGCCATCTCCGACATCGCGGCTTCGCTCTCAGAATCCGGAGCGGGCGCGGCGTCCGGGAACTGACCCTGAAGCGGGACGAGGGGGACGGACTGACCCGCGGCGAGTGGACTTCGTCCTTGCCGCCCACCACGGGGGCTGAGGGGCCGCCGCGGCTCGATCGACTCCCGCCGGAGGCTCCCGTCGGCGATCTCGGGATCGCGGAGGCCGACGCGCTGAACCCCACCTTCCTCACGGACATCGAGCGCACGAAGAAAGAGGTCCGGACCGGCGACGCTCGGGTCGAGGCGTCTCTGGACACGGGGCGGATTTCGGCCGGCGAACGCGAGGCGCGGGTAGCCGAACTGGAGTTGGAACTGCTGGGCGGGCCGGTCGGGGACATGCTGTCGGGTGCGCGGGCGCTCCTCGAGAAGCGCCGCCTCAGGATCGGCACGCGCTCCAAGGCGGCGAGAGGCACGGATCTGCTTCTCGGCACGTCGCCGCCCGCCGTCCGGGCGACCCGATCGAAGCTCGGTCCGGCGGATTCGATCGACGGGGCGCTCGCCAAGGTCGTCCGGGCCGCGTCCATCCACGTGACGGGGAATCTCGCTCCGGTGCTGGAGGCCGGCGATCCCGAAGGCATCCACCAACTGCGCGTCTCTCTGCGGCGGCTGCGCTCGGCGCTGCTATTCCTCAAGCCCCATCTCGGATCCCGTGCCGCAGCCCTGAACCGCGAGGCCCGGCGGGCGCTCAAGCGGCTGGGCCCGGCGCGCGACCTCGACGTCTTCCTGCTCGAGACGCTGCCTCCGGTGATCGACGCGCACCCCGCAGTGTCCTCGCTGCCGCGGCTTCGTGACGCCGCACGGGAACGGCGGGACGCGGCCCACGAATCGGCCCGGAAACTGATCCTGGGACGGCGGTTCAACCGGTTCGTCCTCGACCTGCTGCGCGTGGCCCACGGCGGCGGACTCGTCGTGCGGGACGCAGACGAGCCCCTCCTGAAGACCGCGAGGCGCAGGCTGATCGGGAGATATCGGAGCCTGATGAAGGCGGGGAGCGGTTTCGATCGCCTCACGGAGCCGGAGCGCCACCGGGTCAGGATCGCGCTCAAGAAGCTCCGCTATGCGTGCGACTACTCGCGGACCCTGTTTCCGGGGCCGGCGGTGGACACCTGCCTCCGACGTCTGTCGGCGCTGCAGGACGCCCTCGGCCACCTGAACGACGCGTCCGTCGCCCGGCGGATCTCGCAGGAGTTGGCCGCGGCCGACCCACTCGTGACGGAGGGAGCGGTGCGAGTCGGCGACTGGTGCGACCGGTGGGCGCGCGAGGCGGAGCCCGGCCTCATCGAGTCCTGGCGGACGTTCGCCGCGACGGACCCGTTCTGGTAG